One Paenibacillus sp. SYP-B4298 genomic window, TCGAGCAGACCGTCCTTATGCGCCCGCGCGAGCCATTGCAGTGCCTTGCGCTCCTGCGGGAGTGTTACGGCGTCCACCACCTTGCCGCCAGACACCACGAAGCGATCAGGCAGAGCGGTATATGCCTGCTCAACCCAGGAGAGCGAGCCGAGACTGTCCTCCGGCATCCTGCTGCTCAAGCCAATGACAGGCCCCTTCTTGCTTCCACCCGGCCATTGATCCGCGATCTGCTTCATCGCTGTATACAGCTCGTCCATCGTACTTGGAGGCGCGATGCCGAACTTGTCCAGCCAATCCTGGCGAATCATTGGATAAGGCGCATCCAGCTCGCTGTAAGGCCGTGGTATGCCGTAGATGCGGCCGTCGATTGTCCGAGCTGACGGCCCCCCGCGATCAACAAGCGCCTTCAAGCGTGGATATTGAGCGATGTCTTCGGTCAGATCGAGTGAAAAGGATTGGAACAGTTCATTATCAAGTATAAATGGCCGCTCAAGCAGCATCAGATCCGTCATATCTCCAGAAGCGATCGAAATATTGGTACGTTCATAGTAATAATCTGGGTGATAGAACTTTGCATTCACATTTACCTTCCAGTGCTCTTTCATATAATCGCCCAGCTTGTCCGGGTAGGACAGCACGCCATTATCGGCACGGGTCATCACGGAGAAGCTCGCTATTACATTTGGGTCCCTCAGCAGAATCGGATGTCCGTTGCCCTTCCAGAACACCTGCAAACCGCTCTCGACAGCAGTCAGGCGAAGCGGCACATAGAGCTGTCCATAGCTTGTATAAGGCGCCACTCCCTCTAATTGAATCGTCTTGCCATTCTTTTGTGCTGTCTGCCTTCCCTTCCAGAAAACCCAGGATTTCCCGTTCGGATGAATCGCTGACATCTTGCCTTCCACTTCATTCCAAGTGACACGGTATCCGAGATAGGACAGCCACCCACGGGCGGGAATCATGCTGACCCCCTCCCAGATCGCAACATTCCACATATAAGGGGCGCCCTCCAGTTGGACAAGCGCCGAGCTATGCGAGTCCTGATCCTCGAATGGCTGAAGACCTAGCGCATAAGCTGAAGCACTGCTGTCAAGCGATCCAATCAGCAGTGCGGCGCCAAGCGCAGCCCCCATCCATTTCCTCACAGGCTTGTCTTGCTTTCTCATTCGCTAACCTCCTGTTCATCTAAGGCGAGAAGAAGTGGCACGCCTCAGGCTGCGCCACTGGTTCCCCAACCTGCACACTGGTATTGCTTAATCATTGGCCAGCATGACGCCCAGCGGCCCTTCTTCATTGGCAATATCCTGCACATCATAGACTGGAATCGGGAAATAAGGAAACCCGTAGACATAAGGCGTGATCTCATAGAGCTGAAAATAGACCACAAGAGACCGATCGGCAATATAAAAATCCTGATCCGGTCGGATGCCCTCAAACGGACCAAACACGGGTACATCCCGCGCCTTGATCTGCGCCCCGATGATGGCATCCAGCCGTTTGCGATAGTCGCTGCCCGGTTTGAACAATTCAGAGAGCTTGTAGCGCTTGCCCGTCTTCGTGTCAAAAGTCAGCGAGGCTTGAAGCGTCAACCCGTGCGCCCCGCCCGTATAGGCATAATTGAACAGGGAGAGGCTGAGTATGTCCTTCTCATTCGTTTTGGTCTCGAACCATCCGATCATTTCGGAGCGCGGGTCCTCCAGCGAGCCTTGGCTGCTGACCAACCGGTGTACCTCGGCCCGAATCTCCTGATTGATCTTCTCCATCGCATTGCGATTCTCAAGACCCTGGACGACCGGCACCCACAGCTCAATCTTCGGATAAGTAAGACGGGTAGGCTGAATGACAGCCGGAGCAGCAAAAGCCATACAATAGACACCTGCCTGTCGATTAAGATGTTCCATTGTATGCACAGGCCCCTTGTTTCCATGCCTGATACTGGCTTAGAGACCCCTATCATAGCTTTATAACAGGCACAAGTGCAGCTCGTGCCACTCCATGCCGGCATGCTCTGATGCGCTGCGTCCCCGATACTGAAATCCCAGCTCCTCATAAAATCCGATCAAATGCGGCTCGCACATCAACATAATCGCCTCCAGCCCCTCCTCACGGCAACTGGCAATAACACGCCGCATCAGCTCGCTTCCGACACCCTGACGGCGGAAACGGCTATCCACCGCCACCGTCAGCACACAGAAGCGGCTGCCTTGTGCTTCATCCTCATGCGCTGCCTTCATAGCGTCATCTGCACAGTCCCGCGCATTCGTTCTTACACCGTTGGCAATGCCTGCAAGCTTCCCGCTGCCGCTATCCCAAGCCGACCAGAAGAAGGAAGGAAACCACTGCTTCCTGTACTGAAACGCTTCCAGTGTTGCCGCTGCGGCTTCCGGGTAGCTGGCGGACTCCAGTGCGTAAGCCTGCTCCAGCTCATGGCGCTCGATGAGGCGGTAGTTCAGCCCGCTCATAGCTGCATCTTCTCAGCCGTCGTCAGGCGCCGTCCGCGCACATCAAGCACAAGTTGGCCTTGATTGAGACCAATTATGCGATCAGAGTACTTCTCCGCCAGCTCGCTCTGATGAAGAACAGCGATTACAGTGAGCCCTTGCTTGGTCAATTCCTTCAAGTCCTTCAGAATATTCTCCGCAGAATGCGGATCGAGTCCCCCGACCGGCTCGTCAGCCAGCAGCACCTTGGCGCCATGCACCAGCGCCCTGGCAATCGCTACCCGCTGCCGCTCCCCGCCGCTCAGCTTCTCGGCCTTCTGCCGTGCCTTATCCAGCAGTCCCAGCTTCTCCAGCGTGTCCATGGCGCCCATATAGTCGTCATTGCGAACCATGCCCGTCACCATCCGCCACAGCGGCGTCTGGTGCTTTGTGCCGACCAGCACATTTTTAAGTGCCGTGCGGTTAGGCGACAGATGCGGCTTCTCCTCCAGGAAGGCGAACTCGCGCCGAATCTTGCGCAGCCCGGTCCAGGCGTTGCCCAAAATATCTGTTCCTTCTACGGTATACTTGCCGGACGTCCATTTTTCCCTTAATGCCAGACATTTGAGAAGCATGCTCTTGCCGCTGCCGCTTGCGCCGACAATCGTGACAAATTCGCCTTTATGCGCTACAAAGCTGACATCGGAGAGCACCTTCGGTCCCCCAGGTATTTGCTTGGTCAAACGGTCAATCTTGATCATCGCTTCGGCCCCTCCGTCTATTCTATAAATCTAGTTTACGGGAAATAAAAAATACTTTCCATACGAACAAACGTTTGATATAATAAAAGCAAGAACAAACGTTCTAAATCATGGATTCTGAAGGAGGATGATCATCATGCACAACTGCGAACATTATCGGTTTATCGAGAAGCATCGGCCGTGGAGGGATTTGACCTTTAAGTTTTATTCTGATGGAAGGTTGACGATTATTGATAACGGTGCAGGGGAGGTGATCACCCCTCGGGATTTGAAGGGCGCAAGCCATGATTTCTATGTACGCAAGCGAATTGCATTTATTAAGAACGATCTGGAAGCCAAGCGATTAAGGTTTGCGTGATTGCATGTTCCGCTATATGCCACCTAGCCACCATACAAGCGGCAGGAGAGGGGATCGTACAGCTCAGATGCAGATGCTCTATCATCTCGCGACAACGATCGGCGCGATGATGCCGCAACCCGTGGTCGGCGCTGCGGGTGCTGTCAGTGATGTGAACGGTCGGACGCCTCTATATGTACAGATTTTGTGGCTTCCGTCCGATTCTCATCCCAGGTTCCCCTCTCCTCCCGCTATTACAGCCCAGTGGTCTGTCTTGGCGTATGGATTAAGGCTGCTGCTTATTGATTCCGTTCAGGCTGGGCGGACGATGAGCGGCTTTTTCGTGCTTCACCGTCTG contains:
- a CDS encoding GNAT family N-acetyltransferase, encoding MSGLNYRLIERHELEQAYALESASYPEAAAATLEAFQYRKQWFPSFFWSAWDSGSGKLAGIANGVRTNARDCADDAMKAAHEDEAQGSRFCVLTVAVDSRFRRQGVGSELMRRVIASCREEGLEAIMLMCEPHLIGFYEELGFQYRGRSASEHAGMEWHELHLCLL
- a CDS encoding DUF3298 and DUF4163 domain-containing protein; protein product: MEHLNRQAGVYCMAFAAPAVIQPTRLTYPKIELWVPVVQGLENRNAMEKINQEIRAEVHRLVSSQGSLEDPRSEMIGWFETKTNEKDILSLSLFNYAYTGGAHGLTLQASLTFDTKTGKRYKLSELFKPGSDYRKRLDAIIGAQIKARDVPVFGPFEGIRPDQDFYIADRSLVVYFQLYEITPYVYGFPYFPIPVYDVQDIANEEGPLGVMLAND
- a CDS encoding phosphonate ABC transporter ATP-binding protein — protein: MIKIDRLTKQIPGGPKVLSDVSFVAHKGEFVTIVGASGSGKSMLLKCLALREKWTSGKYTVEGTDILGNAWTGLRKIRREFAFLEEKPHLSPNRTALKNVLVGTKHQTPLWRMVTGMVRNDDYMGAMDTLEKLGLLDKARQKAEKLSGGERQRVAIARALVHGAKVLLADEPVGGLDPHSAENILKDLKELTKQGLTVIAVLHQSELAEKYSDRIIGLNQGQLVLDVRGRRLTTAEKMQL
- a CDS encoding stalk domain-containing protein encodes the protein MRKQDKPVRKWMGAALGAALLIGSLDSSASAYALGLQPFEDQDSHSSALVQLEGAPYMWNVAIWEGVSMIPARGWLSYLGYRVTWNEVEGKMSAIHPNGKSWVFWKGRQTAQKNGKTIQLEGVAPYTSYGQLYVPLRLTAVESGLQVFWKGNGHPILLRDPNVIASFSVMTRADNGVLSYPDKLGDYMKEHWKVNVNAKFYHPDYYYERTNISIASGDMTDLMLLERPFILDNELFQSFSLDLTEDIAQYPRLKALVDRGGPSARTIDGRIYGIPRPYSELDAPYPMIRQDWLDKFGIAPPSTMDELYTAMKQIADQWPGGSKKGPVIGLSSRMPEDSLGSLSWVEQAYTALPDRFVVSGGKVVDAVTLPQERKALQWLARAHKDGLLDPGFISQSSEGARDMLVSGQVGLAAMTLTDAAMLTQQMSPGSGAEALWVPLTGLLTEDGSELVPYNTAGSGMYIIPVTVRRDMVPFLLDWLDKGIARSQTDGWRQLDGWTTAEQAAVDSLFGRREALPDARLLEGLDLRARAAYTEAVEQWKAVKGQTTGSASSTASEKSSTAATSSTGLSSVRAAMPLVGRDTVFSRGAFRELISMTEEMKRAVITGEASLDEWDAYIEAMQASKEYKDMMDKLNSLVR